The genomic interval CTGCTGGTCGACGGGGAGAAGGTGACCACCGACGCCGCGAAGCTGGCGAAGGTCAAGGTCACGGCTGAGGTCGTGCGGGACGAGAAGGGCCCGAAGATCGTCATCCTCAAGTACAAGAACAAGACCGGCTACCGCAAGCGCCAGGGTCACCGCCAGTCGCTGACCCGCCTCAAGGTCACCGGCATCAAGTGACTTCCGCTGCGGGCGCCCCGGCGCCCGCGCGATCTTCTTCCCGTACGTCCTGAAAGCAGGTCCCCAGAATGGCACACAAGAAGGGCGCGAGCTCCTCGCGCAACGGTCGTGACTCGAACGCCAAGTCGCTCGGCGTGAAGCGCTTCGGCGGTCAGGTCGTCAAGTCGGGCGAGATCATCGTCCGCCAGCGCGGCACCCACTTCCACCCGGGCGAGAACGTCGGCCGCGGTGGCGACGACACGCTGTTCGCACTGGCCGCCGGCGCGGTCAAGTTCGCGACGCGCCGCGGCCGCAAGGTCGTGGACATCGTCACGGCAGAGGCCTGAGCCTCAGCCCGAACGTCTGCGGAGGGGGACGCGCCGGAGTCGGCGCGTCCCCCTCGTCTTGCTCTTGAGAGGATGCCCCCATGGCCAGCTTTGTCGACAGGGTCGTGCTGCACGCTGCCGGCGGTGACGGTGGCCACGGAGTCGCCTCGATCCGCCGCGAGAAGTTCAAGCCGCTCGCCGGCCCCGACGGCGGCAACGGCGGCGACGGCGGCAGCGTCCGCCTCGTCGTCGACCCCCAGACGACGACGCTGCTCGCCTACCACCACTCGCCGCACCGCAGCGCGACGAGCGGCACGCAGGGCATGGGCGACGATCGTGACGGCGCCAAGGGCGAGGACCTGGTGCTGACCGTCCCGGACGGCACGGTCGTCAAGGACCTCGACGGGAACGTGCTGGCCGACCTGGTCGGTGCGGGCGCCGAGTACGTCGTGGCGGCCGGCGGTCGCGGCGGCCTGGGCAACCGGGCGCTCGCCTCGCCCAAGCGCAAGGCCCCGGGGTTCGCGCTGCTGGGCGAGCCGGGGGAGACGGCCGACGTCGTGCTCGAGCTCAAGACCATCGCCGACGTCGCGCTGGTGGGCTTCCCGAGCGCCGGCAAGTCGTCCCTGGTCGCCGCTGTCTCGGCCGCCCGCCCGAAGATCGCCGAGTACCCGTTCACCACGCTCGTGCCCAACCTGGGCGTGGTCGAGGCGGGCGACTCGCGTTTCACCGTCGCCGACGTGCCGGGCCTCATCCCGGGGGCGAGCGAGGGCAAGGGGCTGGGGCTGGAGTTCCTGCGGCACATCGAGCGCACCGCCGTGATCGTGCACGTGCTCGACTGCGCGACGCTGGAGCCGGGGCGCGACCCCATCAGCGACCTTGACGTCATCGAGGGCGAGCTCGCCGCGTACGCAGGCGACCTCGGGATCGAGGGCGGTCGGGTGC from Xylanimonas allomyrinae carries:
- the rplU gene encoding 50S ribosomal protein L21 → MVYAIVKAGGRQEKVSVGDIVVMNSIEAKAGDTVELPALLLVDGEKVTTDAAKLAKVKVTAEVVRDEKGPKIVILKYKNKTGYRKRQGHRQSLTRLKVTGIK
- the rpmA gene encoding 50S ribosomal protein L27; the encoded protein is MAHKKGASSSRNGRDSNAKSLGVKRFGGQVVKSGEIIVRQRGTHFHPGENVGRGGDDTLFALAAGAVKFATRRGRKVVDIVTAEA
- the obgE gene encoding GTPase ObgE, coding for MASFVDRVVLHAAGGDGGHGVASIRREKFKPLAGPDGGNGGDGGSVRLVVDPQTTTLLAYHHSPHRSATSGTQGMGDDRDGAKGEDLVLTVPDGTVVKDLDGNVLADLVGAGAEYVVAAGGRGGLGNRALASPKRKAPGFALLGEPGETADVVLELKTIADVALVGFPSAGKSSLVAAVSAARPKIAEYPFTTLVPNLGVVEAGDSRFTVADVPGLIPGASEGKGLGLEFLRHIERTAVIVHVLDCATLEPGRDPISDLDVIEGELAAYAGDLGIEGGRVPLTERPRLVVLNKIDVPEARELADFVKPELEARGLRVFEISTASHEGLRPLTFALAQIVEQARAEAPAPAPARVVLRPRAVDDAGFTVTRKQDADGVYFEVRGSKPERWVRQTDFNNDEAVGFLADRLAKLGVEDRLYKAGAVAGDEVRIGDERDAVVFDWEPTLMTGPELLGSRGTDLRLEDRSRKTRAEKRQEFTERMDAKTEARRELWTEREAGHWARPDDD